A single region of the Podospora pseudopauciseta strain CBS 411.78 chromosome 1, whole genome shotgun sequence genome encodes:
- a CDS encoding hypothetical protein (EggNog:ENOG503P698), which yields MAAFERDEAKCLYYAAFASHLHRQAFDFIYWFLFILVVSMLFLSSWKYSGDMEKVSDLEPGCPEYKKKMKRCFYVCALYSSISVVAVVMEVYALLALQFCDGEDLMSLYWSTWTMLQVGSLIAIFGILLAVYNSVRARKNPPWALALGTPVLVVAGIGHALHSSVRRRAERMRSRSRSRARHRAVSNCSSSRMELNGVPISREQTLFGEESEKEDGEIPGKLVGYTPDGSPIIRFTEDPGRIGADRGEVICRGEGGHVIVAFRKGMTTIINGAISSPPPAALLPIPMTSPGPSYSSAGLTVPPRSPVVKIELPTTGRTTPTPEPRATPPTVLPRDSPV from the exons ATGGCCGCCTTTGAGCGAGACGAGGCCAAATGTCTATACTATGCAGCATTTGCCTCGCACCTGCACCGGCAGGCCTTTGACTTTATCTACTGGTTTCTCTTCATCCTTGTTGTCTCCATGCTCTTTTTGTCGTCATGGAAATACAGCGG TGATATGGAAAAGGTCTCAGACCTGGAGCCGGGATGCCCAGAatacaagaagaagatgaaacGGTGCTTCTATGTCTGCGCGCTCTATTCCAGTATCTCGGTTGTTGCCGTTGTGATGGAGGTATATGCCCTGTTGGCCTTGCAATTTTGCGATGGAGAGGACCTCATGTCGCTATATTGGTCAACATGGACCATGTTGCAAGTTGGGTCACTGATTGCCATCTTTGGTATCCTCCTTGCGGTCTACAACAGCGTTCGCGCTAGGAAGAACCC CCCTTGGGCGTTGGCATTGGGTACTCCTGTACTTGTCGTTGCCGGCATCGGTCACGCGCTTCACAGCTCGGTACGCAGGCGGGCTGAAAGGATGCGGTCTAGGAGCCGGAGCAGGGCTCGCCATCGTGCCGTGTCAAACTGCAGCTCCAGTCGCATGGAACTGAATGGTGTGCCAATCAGCAGAGA ACAAACACTCTTTGGCGAGGAGAGCGAGAAGGAAGACGGCGAAATCCCAGGAAAGCTCGTCGGATACACCCCGGACGGATCCCCGATTATCAGATTCACGGAAGACCCGGGGAGGATCGGGGCAGATCGGGGCGAGGTCATCTGCAGAGGCGAGGGCGGCCACGTCATTGTCGCTTTCCGGAAGGGGATGACGACGATCATCAACGGCGCAATCTCGAGCCCGCCGCCGGCTGCCCTGCTACCCATACCCATGACCAGTCCCGGGCCGAGTTATTCTTCTGCCGGTCTTACAGTACCGCCCCGATCGCCGGTCGTCAAGATAGAATTGCCAACCACTGGGAGGACGACGCCGACGCCAGAGCCTCGTGCGACACCACCGACGGTGCTGCCGAGGGATTCCCCTGTATGA
- a CDS encoding hypothetical protein (EggNog:ENOG503P00T; COG:G), whose amino-acid sequence MVRTRAAAVTGALQTFRLCISRQSVSSGIHHPRIGQPLRFMSSSAMAASAKMTTSNKLKQVFTEGKRPAMGFWQMIPGANVSRVLARSGGDWVMVDCEHGNIDDAAMHDAVPAIAALGVSPIVRLPDIQPWMILVPLIRTVDEVKSVVSAAKFPPLGTRGFGSPIAVQNFHPEPTLTEYLQQANDSLLTMVQIETKEALDSVEEIAPLVDVVFIGPFDLGNNIGHPIINGKTDAELDDAIARIYKATVAAGKKCGIFCTGGEQAKKYADMGFHMINVATDFTALQATMVDALAVAQGKVPGEKAASY is encoded by the exons ATGGTTCGgacaagagcagcagcagtaacCGGCGCGCTACAAACATTCCGCCTCTGTATATCTCGTCAGTCCGTATCGTCCGGAATACATCATCCTCGCATCGGCCAACCACTTCGGTTCATGTCGTCGTCCGCTATGGCTGCATCCGCCAAGATGACAACGTCAAACAAACTGAAGCAGGTCTTCACCGAAGGCAAGCGGCCAGCTATGGGCTTCTGGCAGATGATTCCCGGTGCCAATGTTTCTCGTGTACTGGCCAGGTCGGGTGGAGATTGGGTAATGGTGGACTGTGAACACGGCAACATCGACG ATGCTGCAATGCATGACGCGGTTCCGGCCATTGCCGCCCTGGGTGTGTCCCCTATTGTTCGACTACCGGACATCCAACCTTGGATG ATACTTGTACCGCTGATCCGGACTGTTGATGAGGTCAAGAGCGTGGTATCAGCAGCCAAGTTCCCACCACTGGGAACGAGAGGATTCGGTTCCCCGATTGCGGTGCAAAACTTCCATCCGGAACCGACGCTTACAGAGTATCTTCAGCAAGCCAACGACAGCCTGTTGACCATGGTGCAGATCGAAACCAAGGAGGCTCTGGATTCCGTGGAAGAGATTGCGCCACTAGTTGATGTTGTATTCATCGGGCCTTTTGACCTAGGCAACAATATCGGCCACCCAATCATCAACGGCAAGACGGATGCTGAGTTGGACGATGCTATTGCCCGTATCTATAAGGCGACGGTGGCAGCTGGCAAGAAGTGTGGTATATTCTGCACCGGTGGAGAGCAGGCAAAGAAGTACGCTGATATGGGATTCCATATGATCAACGTGGCCACGGATTTTACGGCTCTTCAGGCTACAATGGTGGACGCACTCGCCGTTGCCCAGGGAAAGGTTCCAGGTGAAAAGGCCGCTTCGTATTGA
- a CDS encoding hypothetical protein (COG:S; EggNog:ENOG503NVNP) yields the protein MAQKCVHQGCGKEYTDPEEVCRYHPGPPVFHEGQKGWKCCKPRVLTFEEFMAIEPCTEGKHSTTDIPPKIEKREAAPEGLVETTNLPPPPPRAPVAAPQHIPTPPPPVAESEDDDATIEIPDGRVCRRKGCGVAYKKGSSREGESCVHHPGAPIFHEGSKGYSCCKRRVLEFDQFMKIEGCKTKARHLFVGSGEKDKAKTSSAGGEEVLETVRTDFYQTPTSVIASFFLKKIDKEASKVEFQDKTIDLDLLTTDAPVPKRYKAQVPLFGTIDAAKSTFKILGTKLEVTLVKADGSSWPVLRSDDRLTGEILQVGRAGRA from the exons ATGGCTCAAAAGTGTGTCCATCAAGGTTGCGGCAAGGAGTATACAGACCCCGAAGAGGTGTGCCGCTACCACCCCGGTCCCCCCGTCTTCCACGAGGGCCAGAAAG GATGGAAGTGCTGCAAGCCGCGCGTTCTCACCTTTGAGGAATTCATGGCCATTGAGCCATGCACCGAGGGCAAGCACAGCACAACCGATATCCCGCCAAAGATCGAAAAGAGGGAAGCTGCTCCGGAAGGTCTCGTCGAGACGAcaaacctccctcccccgccacccCGTGCGCCCGTCGCCGCCCCTCAGCACATAcccactccaccaccccccgtcGCCGAGTCggaggatgacgacgccACAATCGAGATTCCGGACGGCCGCGTTTGCAGGCGGAAGGGATGCGGTGTAGCCTACAAGAAGGGCTCCAGCCGGGAAGGCGAGAGCTGCGTGCACCACCCGGGAGCGCCCATCTTCCACGAGGGCAGCAAGGGTTACAGCTGTTGCAAGCGCCGCGTCCTCGAGTTTGACCAGTTCATGAAGATTGAGGGTTGTAAGACAAAGGCCAGGCATTTGTTCGTCGGGAGCGGAGAAAAAGACAAGGCCAAGACGTCGTcggctggtggtgaagaggtcCTGGAGACGGTCAG AACCGACTTTTACCAAACCCCTACATCGGTGATTGCCTCGTTCTTCCTCAAGAAGATCGACAAGGAGGCTTCCAAGGTGGAATTCCAGGACAAGACCATCGACCTGGACCTTCTGACGACAGACGCGCCCGTGCCGAAGCGATACAAGGCGCAGGTCCCGCTGTTTGGGACGATAGATGCTGCCAAGTCGACCTTTAAGATCTTGGGCACCAAGCTTGAAGTTACACTGGTCAAGGCGGACGGCAGCTCTTGGCCGGTACTTCGCAGCGACGATCGGCTGACGGGTGAGATTCTTCAGGTTGGACGAGCCGGAAGGGCATAG
- a CDS encoding hypothetical protein (EggNog:ENOG503NZJR) has translation MLRRPYQAGLGLQVCQACELVSGRQSMRTAKRSFVTLHPSRRLANLSPPKPTWTIATRSFGTSQTCLKSKRQQTPQSTTQNPSPSPSTSAHASSPVGDQDVPDLEEIMAAVDRTTRKFTAHSGIPSEHMTLTALRACAQTDVRQAADTQTSHSAVAAAEDRPVSRLLGLEGDAAKAGQSSTSTTVSVLRPEDVVDKVSEAAYAIVAHPAVVITPQVLEEYVRLQARLGRPQTLPQVLGLYGSKPTPKEVSGSIRYTDSNPGRASKAVDPAVAEAALNAAIEADNLEAAIGVVEATYSSKSYLRAKVIRKGLLPAGLAGAVPLALYLLASEFAQFQSAWDHASATKIAFAGALCYVGFTGTIGMVAAFTANDQMKRVTWAIGTPLGHRWLYEDERAALDKIACAFGFSEEHRYGEEEGEEYLWLREYLLSRSMILDAVDLMEGMN, from the coding sequence ATGCTTCGTCGGCCGTACCAAGCCGGGCTGGGCCTGCAAGTCTGCCAGGCTTGTGAGCTTGTCTCTGGCAGACAATCGATGCGCACAGCCAAGCGTAGCTTCGTGACACTACATCCCAGCAGACGCTTGGCCAACttatcaccaccaaagcctACCTGGACGATTGCCACTCGCTCCTTTGGGACCTCGCAGACATGTCTAAAATCAAAACGCCAGCAGACACCGCAAAGTACTACCCAGAACCCAAGCCCCTCGCCAAGCACGTCGGCCCACGCCAGCTCACCGGTGGGGGACCAGGATGTGCCAGATTTGGAAGAGATCATGGCTGCCGTTGACCGTACCACCAGGAAATTCACTGCCCATTCGGGGATCCCCTCTGAGCACATGACGCTCACAGCGCTGCGGGCTTGTGCGCAGACGGATGTCAGGCAAGCAGCAGACACCCAGACCAGTCATTCTGCCGTTGCTGCGGCCGAAGACAGGCCTGTCTCGAGActcttgggcttggaaggTGATGCCGCAAAGGCTGGCCAATCTAGCACCTCTACTACAGTTTCTGTGCTACGGCCGGAGGACGTTGTCGACAAGGTATCGGAAGCGGCATATGCGATCGTCGCTCATCCCGCGGTTGTTATCACCCCGCAAGTGCTGGAGGAATATGTTCGACTTCAGGCTCGCCTTGGCAGACCGCAGACACTGCCACAAGTCTTGGGTCTCTACGGCAGCAAACCCACGCCCAAGGAAGTGTCTGGTTCCATCCGCTACACCGATTCCAACCCGGGGAGAGCGAGCAAGGCCGTGGATCCTGCCGTTGCTGAAGCTGCTCTCAATGCGGCGATCGAGGCCGATAATCTCGAGGCTGCTATTGGGGTTGTGGAAGCAACATACTCTTCCAAATCCTATCTGCGCGCAAAAGTTATTAGGAAAGGGCTCCTTCCTGCAGGTCTAGCTGGTGCCGTGCCCTTAGCGCTCTATCTCCTGGCCTCTGAGTTTGCCCAGTTTCAGTCAGCCTGGGACCATGCGAGCGCCACCAAGATTGCCTTTGCTGGCGCCCTTTGTTATGTTGGATTTACCGGCACAATCGGGATGGTTGCGGCCTTTACAGCCAATGATCAGATGAAGCGGGTTACGTGGGCTATAGGAACACCTTTGGGCCACCGATGGCTCTACGAGGACGAAAGAGCGGCCCTCGACAAGATTGCGTGTGCTTTCGGATTCTCAGAGGAGCACCGGtacggtgaggaggagggggaggagtatCTCTGGCTCCGGGAGTACTTATTGAGCAGGTCTATGATCCTGGATGCGGTGGACCTGATGGAGGGTATGAACTAG
- a CDS encoding hypothetical protein (COG:C; EggNog:ENOG503P6NH), producing the protein MRATARLLQSCRITFFTRKTCGLCTQARSVLSDVWDQRPFAFEEVDIVDPKSKPWLDLYDFDVPVIHISKSEAPEEDPKLSSQAVKLMHRFTVDQVKAKMDLVEKS; encoded by the exons ATGCGGGCTACCGCTCGTCTACTTCAATCATGCAGAATAACCTTCTTCACACGTAAAACCTGCGGACTATGCACCCAGGCAAGATCAGTTTTATCAGACGTCTGGGATCAACGGCCGTTTGCCTTCGAAGAGGTTGACATTGTTGATCCCAAGTCCAAACCATGGTTGGATCTCTATGACTTTGATGTCCCCGTG ATTCACATCAGCAAGTCTGAGGCGCCCGAAGAAGATCCCAAGCTGTCTTCCCAGGCCGTGAAATTGATGCATCGGTTTACAGTAGACCAGGTCAAAGCAAAGATGGACCTTGTTGAAAAGTCATGA
- a CDS encoding hypothetical protein (EggNog:ENOG503Q4BN; COG:S) encodes MPPPPPPPPPPPPGFGGPPPPPPPPPPGGGALPARPPAGLPNRGALLQDIGKGKALKKTVTNDRSAPIIGKVSGGGGPGPSSLGAPPVPGLPKAPSGLAPPLPGNRGRSNSDQSDRNQPAPSTDGPPQLAGLFAGGMPKLRKTGGGVDTGASRESSYLSDPESSKSAPKPPTISAPRPPVGAAPAIPGRPSLPSTSSAPAFNPSAANLRKTGPPPIIGKKPPPPPPSSRKPSGAPPLPGAPAPPPPSSAPPPPSFSAPSLPPAPPPPPPSAAPRPPPAPARSQPPPPPAPSAATNNISQSIAAQAAIRAASSVSSPASAPPPPPPPPSNDAPRSPAPPPPPSAAPAPPSLSHTPSSASGRASLLDPSNFTLAPNGGGAKTPSPTRNVSLSHGPSGGGGGRYVVQDSRWKFTSEENFPKPRDFVGGPKRYRAGRGSSVPLDLGAL; translated from the exons atgcctcctcctcctcctccacctccgccgccgccgcccggCTTTGGAggtcctccccctcctccaccacctccgcccccgGGAGGCGGTGCTTTGCCGGCGCGTCCGCCTGCTGGATTGCCGAATAGG GGTGCCTTGCTACAAGACATCGGCAAAGGAAAGGCGTTGAAGAAAACTGTCACGAACGATCGATCGGCCCCAATCATCGGCAAGGTATCTGGAGGCGGAGGTCCCGGCCCATCTTCTCTCGGTGCCCCCCCCGTTCCTGGCCTACCTAAAGCTCCCAGCGGTCTCGCCCCTCCTTTGCCTGGAAATCGTGGGAGAAGTAATAGCGATCAGAGTGATAGAAATCAACCGGCACCAAGCACAGATGGACCCCCACAACTAGCTGGCCTATTTGCTGGAGGCATGCCAAAACTGCGCAAAACAGGTGGGGGCGTTGATACTGGTG CAAGTCGAGAGTCTTCCTATCTCTCAGATCCCGAATCTTCCAAGTCAGCACCAAAGCCTCCAACAATATCCGCTCCGAGACCTCCAGTGGGGGCGGCTCCTGCTATACCAGGAAGGCCATCACTACCCAGCACATCGAGCGCCCCTGCTTTCAATCCATCGGCTGCCAATCTCCGAAAAACAGGTCCGCCGCCAATTATTGGCAAAAAGccacccccgccacctccgAGTTCTCGCAAGCCTTCGGGAGCCCCTCCACTTCCCGGCGCACCagcaccccctcctccgtcctcggccccaccccctccgtcGTTTTCGGCCCCTTCGCTTcctcccgcccctcctccgcctcctccgtctGCAGCTCCACGACCACCGCCGGCTCCAGCCCGCTcacaaccgccgccgccgcctgcTCCATCCGCGGCCACAAATAATATCTCGCAGAGTATCGCGGCTCAAGCAGCAATTCGTGCGGCATCCAGTGTATCGTCTCCTGCGtcagcccctcctccaccaccaccccctccctcgaaCGATGCTCCTCGCTCgccggcaccaccccctcctccttcagcGGCGCCAGCTCCCCCCTCTCTAAGCCATACTCCATCCAGCGCTTCAGGTCGAGCGTCTCTACTTGATCCGAGCAATTTCACGCTTGCGCCAaatggtggaggagccaAGACCCCAAGCCCAACACGGAATGTATCGCTATCACACGGTCCAagtggaggtggcggtggtcgCTACGTAGTACAAGACTCGAGGTGGAAGTTTACTAGTGAGGAGAACTTTCCGAAGCCAAGGGACTTTGTGGGAGGCCCAAAGAGGTATCGTGCTGGTCGGGGAAGCAGTGTGCCGCTTGATCTGGGTGCTCTTTAG